GAGGAGGTCGAACCAGGACAAGAATGGAGATCAGGTTGGTAAAATTATCCTTAATCAAACTGCATGAAAATAAACGACAACAAAACTAAGAAAGAAATCTAGTGTAGCAAGCACCATTTGGTTTCCGCGTTTCGAGTTAAGGCCAGCTGAATTCGATCTTCAACCGTATGAGAaaactgaatatttttcgaTGGTTTATTGAAGCGGCTGctgattacaattaaaaaaaactacaaaatctcaaagcccgagttgctcgaagcataaTTAGCGTTATCCAGTGTTAGCTACAATAGCAAAGTATTgttttcgatacttcttaaccaatggttacgACTAAGTTAAACCAAGCTCCGGGCAACCGGCCTCTGGTATACACTGGCCACGCAAGCGTTTCTTGCTACAAAAAGGCACCAATAAACAAAGCCTCACTGAGCCTCCCATGTTGGGCAGCACAGTTTTTCTTATTGCGAACCATATCGCTTTTTCCATACTGAACAGATCAATATTATAACCCACTACGTCGATGGCTCCATGGTGTACGGATCAGATTCCATGACAGCGCCTCGCCTACGCGCTTTCAAGGGCGGCTTATTGGATACTCAAGCATACAATGTGGACTACGGAAATGACGAAATTCTACCAGATAACCCAGACACGTTCTGCTTACCAAATGGCACAAACGAGGAATGTTGGCTTGCTGGCGACATCCGGGTCAACGAAAATCACGGTAAAATATGATTTTGAGCTCAGGAAGCGATCAACCGTACCCGGTTACCGCTGGTTTTACAGTTTAATGTCTACTTGAGGCATAAAGTAGGATAGCACTTTTCTACATTTATTATCAATCTTGCTCCACAATTGGTGTTCAAAATTAGAGAAGGATgaaggaagaaaataaaaaaagcctTTGATGTTTTGCTACAGATGTACTAAAAGAACCTTTCTATTTCATAGCCCTCGCAACGATGCATCTCTTGTGGGTTCGTGAGCATAACCGTTTGGCCAGAAATCTACAATTGCTGAATCCACGATGGGATGACGAAAGGCTGTACCAGGAAGCTCGCAGAATTGTGATCGCCGAAATTCAGCACATTCATTACAATGAATGGCTCCCAGCCCTGTTCGACCGATCATTGGTGagtaaaaatttattttatctgtaataatatacatgcaaacATTTCACCATCCTGATTGGCTGgaagcatgtcaattaatcccaaacagtgcacaaagttgaaattaaattgattgacaggaaagtcgcgaaagagaaactcacagatggccaatcaaatcttttgttttcaaatcaagcgcacgccctggatagCGCAATTCAtggtgcaatttttccctgattgcgtgatacgcgtgcgttccttctcaTCAAACATCTcgaaatttttgcatgtatattattagtataggtaatcacatgatttcgagtgcaatatgggataaataagcacgagtaaatttttgagactaacaaaatttgtggtctttgaaaagtttactcgtgcttatttattccaaattgcactcgaaatcatttgattacctgtacAAATACACACAAAGATATAGAATTTCTCTTCGAGAGTTCGACTCGATATCTCACAAGAAGAAGCCGCCTTAATTCACCTTTCAAAATGACGACGTATTGCCATTCACTCAAGGCGCTAAATATAGCGAGTGACGTCTAGatgctgattggctatctgaaaaacaagttaaaagtGACGATAATTGTGTGGTGAtacagtttttctcagtggtggaaatccttATAacgcactccagtttatatgtGCATCAGAAAGCAggtgaaaaaagcaaaaatcttGGCTGAAATTGTGTGAATTTGCTATCCATTTTTTAAATaagaacttttattttatttctcagTTGAACGAATTAGGTCTCGGTTTGCAACCAAAGGGTACATTTTTCGAGGAATATGATCCCAACGCGGATGCCAGTATGAGGAATGCTTTCGCTACAGCAGCTTATCGAATGGGTCACTCATTGGTTCGGAACGAATTTATTCTGAAGGATGCAGTCCTCAGAACGGCGGGATTTTTCGAAAGAGCTATCCCATTGGCAGAGTTTTACAATCCAGCTCCATTTTTTAGACCGTCCCCCTTCAACAAGGAACTGGATGGACTTATGGCAGGGCTCGTGACCACCCCGGGCCGCGCTGTTGATAGGTACGTTGATAATCATAATGacggggtgcagggatggcgcagtggtgagagcactgcctcccaccaatgtggcccgggttcgattcccagatctggcgtcatatgtgggttgagtttgttggatTTCTTCTCttcaccgagaggttttctccgggtgcaccggtttcccctctcctcaaaaccaccatttgactggatttctgttaattgttaatttgagtttacagcgtccgcaattagtgctccagcgctaaataaactagacacttaaataacgtttctttcctttttttatgaTGATAACTGATTGAGCAGTTACATGATCTGAAGGCGAGAAATAGCAATCATTTCTCACTATGATGATAACTAAAGCCGAAGTGTATTTGAGGTACACTAAAATTGTCATTAACCCAGAGTGCACTTGAGGTAAAAGTAATCGAACTGTTTATCTTCTAAAATGAGATCGTTGACACAAGAAAAGAAGCCACCACGCCCTAGTAAGCTCTGTTTCCTTGACAATTAAAAGTGACTTTGTATTTCCAACAGCAACTATATCATCGTCGTCAACATCATAATGATAAGGAACGTAATACCCATGATTATCTTAATGACTGCAATAAATTAAACTGTCGCTTCCTCCTATATCATTAAAAAGGTCCGAGACGAGAACGTCGCGGGAGCTCCATACAATATATTGaagttcaagaaataaaataaaaaaataacataagACATAAAATATCGAAAGCAAatctgatgattttttttttaacacttttATCATTCTGGCAGGCTCATCACCGAAACCTTGACAGACAACCTCCGTCTGGAAGGAGAAGGCGGGGCTCCATTCACGATTATCGATCTTCCTGCCACCAACATAGCACGCGCTAGAGATCATGGTATACCGGGATATCTTCAGTTCCGCAAGGTTTGTGGATTGTCCGTTACTACGCGATTCGACCAGCTTCAAGGTATACCTCTCGTGCAACAAAAAGTACTGGCAAGCGTCTACGTTGACGTCCGCGACATCGATCTCTTTGTCGGGCTGTTAAGTGAACTGCCTCTACCAAGAAGCCGAATGGGTCCAACATTAACGTGCCTTATAACTCGGCAGTTTAACGCTTCAAGACGCGGTGATCGTTTTTGGTATGAAAGGGGAACATCTGAAATTGGATTTACAATTCAGCAACTGGACTCAATAAGAGACGTTACGCTGGCTAAAGTGATATGTCAAAACTTTTATAATGTCCCGTTTGTACCACGTCAGGTATTCCAGGTTTCCAAACTTGCTATTAACTGCGATGCTTTAACGCCACTGGACGTGGCCCTCTTCAAAGGTAACATTCTTTGTTCTCTTTTTCCTCAGAGTAAAAAATAAAGGCGTTGATGAAGATTGCATCGCTATCAAAAACTCGTATTTATTTCAAGAAccaatggtaaaaaaaaaacaaaaaaaaaaaacaaaaaaacagaaaatcaaAAATTTAGAACAGTGACTCGCCTTTCACGAAATTGAATGTGACCCGCCGGGTTCGAAGCCATTTGTGGGTTGCGGCTGTTGGTTCTTCactctgctccaagaggttttcCGGCTACTCCAGTTTCTCCCTCTCAACAAAAACTGATATTTTATGGTTTGAGCTCATTTGCTTTGATTGATAGTCTCGGCTCCCAAATCAGCCAGTCAGCTagataaatcattattattgtagaTTTCATTGATGTTTTCATGAATCATTTACTTTAACTTGCGGACAAGGGTCTGGGCTAGTTACtcaatcattttcttttcattcaaacAGTTTGTACATATTCATAGAACTTCTAAACTATATTCTCGTTCTGGCAGAGAATCCATTTCTGACAGTcttcattaaccctttcactgccaaggggttccccattgacatgTAAAaccgtctggcgttagacagagtaaaatctatgagtgccCTGAGGGCACCTACGGCAGTGAAATCGTTAAGGAAGGACAGCTCTTTGTCAGCGTTCGTTGTTGAGCTTAGTCCTCCCCTTAGCTCCTCATATGTCTCCTATGCTAACCTCAGAGAAAGTCAAAACAATACTGATTTGTTTAACGCGTGTGCTTTTATAAGGTTgtttaattattatcattgtcataattattaaaatcattattgttattattattgataatgaAGACTACAACGATGTCTCCAAACGCAATTCAGCactggccttccaccaatgtggcctgagCTAGATCTCGCGGGACTTACACCACATAAGTTTATCGGCTTTCTAGTCTCCTCGAGAAGGATTTAACAAGTACTCTGctttttcacttgatttcacatggTTTCATTTGAGATACGCAACCCTTTATTGACAATTCTACTTCTTCATTCACAGAAACcgaagaggaggaggaagaaatGGCAAGCGAAGGAGCTCCACCTGCAGAAGTCACTAATTAAACACTCTTACTCTTGAAACTTACTTAATCGTAATAAACAATTTGCTCGTCGTACGCTCATCCTACTGAATACTGGGTGGTACTAGTCCTTCGTGTTGGAGCCTGGGGACAAAACTACCCAGAATTCACTTTTCAA
The Acropora muricata isolate sample 2 chromosome 3, ASM3666990v1, whole genome shotgun sequence genome window above contains:
- the LOC136911248 gene encoding peroxidasin-like, with product MKAFSFLLAVVFIVGVHEMRHSMVRSVFARDLIATFDLHNCDDLSERILCAQRKYRTIDGTCNNLCNITKAAILTPLLRTPGLFPATAYGSPDNLPRSKSVRGGLLPNPRLARIKALPADDTTDLGGTPSFTHVTMTWGQFIDHDIALTEMELNECGTNEEVCPNLPSECISIPIEDPKLRLRFNPEFKCIPLRRSNQDKNGDQINIITHYVDGSMVYGSDSMTAPRLRAFKGGLLDTQAYNVDYGNDEILPDNPDTFCLPNGTNEECWLAGDIRVNENHALATMHLLWVREHNRLARNLQLLNPRWDDERLYQEARRIVIAEIQHIHYNEWLPALFDRSLLNELGLGLQPKGTFFEEYDPNADASMRNAFATAAYRMGHSLVRNEFILKDAVLRTAGFFERAIPLAEFYNPAPFFRPSPFNKELDGLMAGLVTTPGRAVDRLITETLTDNLRLEGEGGAPFTIIDLPATNIARARDHGIPGYLQFRKVCGLSVTTRFDQLQGIPLVQQKVLASVYVDVRDIDLFVGLLSELPLPRSRMGPTLTCLITRQFNASRRGDRFWYERGTSEIGFTIQQLDSIRDVTLAKVICQNFYNVPFVPRQVFQVSKLAINCDALTPLDVALFKETEEEEEEMASEGAPPAEVTN